The Sphingomonas sanguinis nucleotide sequence GAAGTCCTATGACCTGATCCACTGGACCCAGTCGCGGGTCACGCCGTCGGCACTGTTCCCGCGCTATCGCGACGCGGGCAATATGTGGGCGCCCGAGACGATCTATGATCCGCAGCGAAAGGCGCTGATGGTCTACTTCACCACCCGCGATGGCAACGGACCAAATTATCTGGTCTATTCCTATGCGGACAAGGATTTCACCACGCTGACCGAAGAGCCGAAGAAGCTGTTCGACTATCCCGATCCCAAGGTGAACGTGATCGATGCCGACATCACCAAGGTCGGCGGCAAATATCACATGTTCTATGTCGCGCATCAGGCGCCAGGCAATATCCGCCACTCGGAATCGTCCCGGATCAACAGCGGCTGGACCAAGGACCTGCGCAAGGTCGATCCCGAAACCGCCGCGTCGGAGGCGCCGACCCTGTGGCGGCGGAGCGGCACCAATACCTATGTGCTGATGTACGATGTGTTCGGTATCAAGCCGAACAATATGGGCTTTTCCGAAACGACCGACTTCGTAACCTATCGGAATATCGGCCGCTTCAACGAGCCCGGATCGCCGATGAAGGCGACCAACTTCACCAAGCCCAAGCACGGCGCGGTTATCGCGATCAGCCCGGCCGAAGCCATGCGACTGGAACGCTATTTCGCCGCCCGTTAAACGCGAAAATGCGCCCGACCATGGCAGGTCGGGCGCATTCCTCGGTCAGCCGTTACTTGGCCGCGTTGCTCACATCGCCCTGGCCCATGGCCGAGACCAAGACATTGCCCGA carries:
- a CDS encoding glycoside hydrolase family 43 protein, which codes for MKTLIHTCAVIGALLATTAIHASGQAPANAPRHLEIVAKGSLPKPPAPRDARTAYLMTFFTDEDHSLHFATSRDGYSFTDVNGGQPVMLGRDVAEQKGIRDPHIMRGPDGGFYMSMTDLHIFAKREGLRDTEWERPDPQYGWGNNRNMIFMKSYDLIHWTQSRVTPSALFPRYRDAGNMWAPETIYDPQRKALMVYFTTRDGNGPNYLVYSYADKDFTTLTEEPKKLFDYPDPKVNVIDADITKVGGKYHMFYVAHQAPGNIRHSESSRINSGWTKDLRKVDPETAASEAPTLWRRSGTNTYVLMYDVFGIKPNNMGFSETTDFVTYRNIGRFNEPGSPMKATNFTKPKHGAVIAISPAEAMRLERYFAAR